A part of Thermus oshimai DSM 12092 genomic DNA contains:
- the purU gene encoding formyltetrahydrofolate deformylase has translation MDEARLLITCPDRPGIVAAVSGFLYAHGANITDLQQHSTDPEGGTFFMRLAFTTPHLDLSRPALERAFQEVVAERFGMEWRIAYASERKRTAILVSKPAHALLELLWRYRVGELPMDLRLVVSNHPDHREEVERFGVPYHHVPVEKGRKEEAEERILELLEAQGVELVVLARYMQILSPRFVARFPMRILNIHHSFLPAFAGADPYRQAYEKGVKLIGATAHYVTEELDQGPIIEQDVVRVSHRHSVAEMRRLGRELERTVLARAVRWHLEDRIIVHGNKTVVFV, from the coding sequence ATGGACGAGGCCCGCCTCCTCATCACCTGCCCCGACCGGCCGGGCATCGTGGCCGCGGTCTCGGGCTTCCTCTACGCCCACGGGGCCAACATCACCGACCTCCAGCAGCACTCCACCGACCCCGAGGGGGGCACCTTCTTCATGCGCCTGGCCTTCACCACCCCCCACCTGGACCTCTCCCGCCCCGCCTTGGAGCGGGCCTTCCAGGAGGTGGTGGCGGAGCGCTTCGGGATGGAGTGGCGCATCGCCTACGCCTCGGAGAGGAAGAGGACGGCCATCCTGGTCTCCAAGCCGGCCCACGCCCTTCTGGAGCTCCTTTGGCGCTACCGGGTGGGGGAGCTTCCCATGGACCTCCGCCTGGTGGTCTCCAACCACCCGGACCACCGGGAGGAGGTGGAGCGCTTCGGGGTGCCCTACCACCACGTCCCGGTGGAGAAGGGGCGGAAGGAGGAGGCGGAGGAAAGGATCCTGGAGCTCCTCGAGGCCCAGGGGGTGGAGCTCGTGGTCCTCGCCCGCTACATGCAGATCCTCTCCCCCCGCTTCGTGGCCCGCTTCCCCATGCGCATCCTCAACATCCACCACTCCTTCCTCCCCGCCTTCGCCGGGGCCGACCCCTACCGCCAGGCCTACGAGAAGGGGGTGAAGCTCATCGGGGCCACGGCCCACTACGTCACGGAGGAGCTGGACCAGGGGCCCATCATTGAGCAGGACGTGGTGCGGGTCTCCCACCGCCACTCCGTGGCGGAGATGCGCCGCTTGGGGCGGGAGCTGGAGCGCACCGTCTTGGCCCGGGCGGTGCGCTGGCACCTGGAGGACCGGATCATCGTCCACGGGAACAAGACCGTGGTCTTCGTCTAA